A genomic segment from Acidimicrobiales bacterium encodes:
- the prfA gene encoding peptide chain release factor 1 codes for MRDRLRMLEDEFTDVESRLAAPDVASDPKVLRDLSRRHKELDPIVRAARAYERAHEDLEAAKEMLKEATGEDRDVMRAEVDDAEKRIESLDAELKVLLLPPDPNAGRNVIVEIRGAEGGEEANLWAKDLFDMYTRYADRMKWKVEVLGSDPSDKGGFNEVAFMIKGDNVWTHMKFEGGAHRVQRVPATESQGRIHTSAATVTVLPEAEEVDVQIEEKDLKIDVYRSSGPGGQSVNTTDSAVRITHLPTGLVVSMQDEKSQIQNRAKALQVLRARLLKAEQDKQEAELSDARKSQVGSGGRGEKIRTYNYKENRVTDHRIGLTIYKLDRVLMGELDEVSDALVAEERARQLAGEH; via the coding sequence GTGCGCGACCGCCTGCGAATGCTCGAAGACGAATTCACCGACGTCGAGTCGCGCCTCGCCGCGCCCGACGTTGCCAGCGATCCCAAGGTGCTGCGGGACCTGTCGCGCCGGCACAAGGAACTCGATCCGATCGTGCGGGCCGCCCGCGCCTACGAACGGGCGCACGAGGATCTCGAGGCGGCCAAGGAGATGCTCAAGGAAGCCACCGGTGAAGACCGCGACGTCATGCGGGCCGAAGTCGACGACGCCGAGAAGCGCATCGAGTCGCTCGACGCCGAACTGAAGGTCCTGCTGCTGCCGCCGGATCCCAACGCCGGGCGCAACGTGATCGTCGAGATCCGGGGCGCCGAAGGCGGTGAAGAGGCGAACCTGTGGGCGAAGGACCTCTTCGACATGTACACGCGCTACGCGGATCGCATGAAGTGGAAGGTCGAGGTGCTCGGCTCCGACCCGTCGGACAAGGGTGGCTTCAACGAAGTGGCGTTCATGATCAAGGGCGACAACGTCTGGACTCACATGAAGTTCGAGGGCGGCGCCCACCGCGTGCAACGGGTGCCCGCTACCGAAAGCCAGGGCCGCATCCACACGTCGGCCGCCACCGTCACGGTGCTGCCCGAGGCCGAAGAAGTCGACGTCCAGATCGAAGAGAAGGACCTCAAGATCGACGTGTACCGCTCGTCGGGCCCCGGCGGTCAGTCGGTGAACACCACCGACTCGGCGGTGCGCATCACCCACCTGCCGACGGGACTCGTCGTGTCGATGCAGGATGAGAAGAGCCAGATCCAGAACCGGGCCAAGGCGCTCCAGGTGTTGCGCGCCCGGCTGCTCAAGGCCGAGCAGGACAAGCAGGAAGCCGAGCTGTCCGACGCCCGCAAGTCCCAGGTCGGCAGCGGCGGGCGGGGCGAGAAGATCCGCACCTACAACTACAAGGAAAACCGCGTCACCGACCACCGCATCGGCCTCACGATCTACAAGCTCGACCGTGTGCTCATGGGCGAGCTCGACGAAGTGAGCGACGCGCTGGTCGCCGAAGAGCGCGCCCGCCAACTCGCCGGTGAGCACTAG
- the rpmE gene encoding 50S ribosomal protein L31, translated as MPKTGIHPEYTEAKVVCSCGNTFTTRSTKNELHAELCNECHPFYTGKQKLVDTGGRVERFQRRYGKQGSKKKD; from the coding sequence ATGCCCAAGACCGGAATCCACCCCGAATACACCGAGGCGAAGGTCGTCTGCTCGTGCGGCAACACCTTCACCACCCGTTCCACCAAGAACGAGCTGCACGCAGAGTTGTGCAACGAGTGCCACCCCTTTTACACGGGCAAGCAAAAGCTCGTCGACACCGGCGGCCGCGTCGAGCGCTTCCAGCGCCGGTACGGCAAGCAGGGTTCGAAGAAGAAGGACTAG
- the rho gene encoding transcription termination factor Rho: MSGEHQLERSVLEGKERDELHAIADALGVKPGSRTKKADLVDKILQATGVTPNGNGSNGDAAAEKPKKARATKKTAETAEAADAAPEAAPSASATDEPVAESAAPRRSFAARAAALAAEFGSDPAADVSVTDVPTPDELVAGAPAEKTGFAGKPRDGGERSERPQNERNQGERNQQNQNRDRNQNRDRNNSNNQADQGNKRGNRRRRGRDRFDSLGGGGGGQERDMAGYQEQQGYSGETEPVAGLLDMSDAGYGLIRVKGYLPSHDDIYVPVATVKRFGLRKGDRIVGTSRPPFANEKYGAVVDVESVSGMDIDEAKARPKFEDLTPLFPDVQLKLEMPGEPNNMVARIVDLMSPIGKGQRGLIVSPPKAGKTTVLKQIATSIEANNPGVHLIVLLVDERPEEVTDMRRSVKGEVVASTFDRPSDEHTQVAELTIERAKRLVESGQDVVIVLDGITRLARAYNMAAPATGRIMSGGIDTGALYPPKKFFGAARNLDEGGSLTILATALIETGSKMDEVIFEEFKGTGNMELRLDRRLAEKRIYPAIDVNASSTRREELLFDAKALQAVWRLRRVLSGLQQDGTSAAALDLLMDRVKKTKTNAEFLADVATGPSPTA; encoded by the coding sequence ATGAGCGGAGAGCACCAGCTCGAACGCTCGGTCCTTGAAGGCAAAGAGCGCGACGAGCTCCACGCCATCGCCGACGCGCTGGGCGTCAAGCCCGGCAGCCGGACGAAGAAGGCCGATTTGGTCGACAAGATCTTGCAGGCGACGGGCGTCACGCCCAACGGCAACGGATCGAACGGCGACGCCGCCGCGGAAAAGCCGAAGAAGGCGCGGGCGACGAAGAAGACCGCGGAGACCGCCGAGGCGGCCGACGCCGCCCCCGAGGCGGCGCCCTCGGCGTCCGCGACCGACGAGCCCGTCGCCGAATCCGCCGCACCGCGGCGGAGCTTTGCTGCCCGCGCCGCCGCCCTGGCCGCGGAATTCGGTAGCGACCCAGCCGCCGACGTCTCGGTGACCGACGTGCCCACGCCCGACGAACTCGTGGCCGGCGCACCCGCGGAGAAGACCGGCTTCGCCGGCAAGCCCCGCGACGGTGGCGAGCGGTCCGAGCGTCCGCAGAACGAGCGCAATCAAGGCGAACGGAACCAGCAGAACCAGAACCGCGATCGCAACCAAAACCGCGATCGCAACAACAGCAACAACCAAGCCGATCAGGGCAACAAGCGCGGTAACCGTCGGCGCCGCGGCCGCGACCGTTTCGACAGCCTCGGTGGCGGCGGAGGTGGCCAAGAGCGCGACATGGCCGGCTATCAGGAGCAGCAGGGGTACTCGGGCGAGACCGAACCGGTCGCCGGCCTCCTCGACATGTCCGACGCCGGCTACGGCCTCATTCGGGTGAAGGGTTACCTGCCGTCACACGACGACATCTACGTGCCCGTGGCCACCGTCAAGCGATTCGGGCTGCGCAAGGGCGACCGCATCGTCGGCACGTCCCGTCCGCCGTTCGCCAACGAGAAGTACGGCGCCGTCGTCGACGTCGAGTCGGTCAGCGGGATGGACATCGACGAAGCCAAGGCCCGTCCGAAGTTCGAAGACCTCACGCCGCTGTTCCCCGACGTGCAGCTCAAGCTCGAGATGCCCGGCGAACCCAACAACATGGTCGCCCGCATCGTCGACCTGATGTCGCCGATCGGCAAGGGCCAGCGCGGCCTCATCGTGTCGCCCCCCAAGGCGGGCAAGACGACCGTGCTCAAGCAGATCGCCACGTCGATCGAAGCCAACAACCCGGGCGTGCACCTCATCGTCCTGCTGGTCGACGAGCGTCCCGAAGAAGTCACCGACATGCGCCGCTCGGTCAAGGGCGAAGTCGTGGCGTCGACCTTCGACCGCCCCTCCGACGAGCACACGCAGGTCGCCGAGCTCACCATCGAGCGCGCCAAGCGCCTCGTCGAGTCCGGCCAGGACGTCGTGATCGTGCTCGACGGCATCACCCGTCTCGCCCGCGCCTACAACATGGCGGCGCCGGCGACGGGCCGCATCATGTCGGGTGGTATCGACACCGGCGCGTTGTATCCGCCGAAGAAGTTCTTCGGTGCGGCCCGCAACCTCGACGAAGGCGGCTCGCTCACGATCCTCGCCACCGCCTTGATCGAGACGGGTTCGAAGATGGACGAAGTCATCTTCGAAGAGTTCAAGGGCACCGGCAACATGGAACTGCGCCTCGATCGTCGCCTGGCGGAGAAGCGCATCTATCCCGCCATCGACGTGAACGCATCGTCGACCCGCCGGGAAGAGCTGCTGTTCGACGCCAAGGCGCTGCAAGCCGTGTGGCGGCTGCGGCGCGTCCTCAGCGGATTGCAGCAAGATGGAACATCTGCGGCCGCTTTGGACTTGTTAATGGACCGCGTCAAGAAGACCAAGACCAACGCTGAGTTCCTCGCCGACGTGGCGACGGGCCCCAGCCCGACCGCATAA
- a CDS encoding cation:proton antiporter, producing MGYGALALVIAAGLVGPLVAAVGRFAPPVVVGELAAGVVLGRTGLDWVHGSDPLLSGLASIGFVLLMFVVGTHLPVRDPNLRAAAARGAGVAATVGAAAAIVGVALAPTVSLHRPAVLAVLIAASSGAVALPVLQSLPADRTVVVTTAWIALADVATVLTLPFVLAVGSVPRALLGGVLVLLSGAALYVALSSARDSPAVRRLRHLSHDRGWGVDLRVSLLALFVAAWIATRFGTSILVAGFAMGAAVAFVGEPRRVAQQLVGLGEGFAIPVFFVHLGAQLDLRGLLHSPSALRLAVVIAAASLVVHVLASLAWRLPVASGLLSSAQLGVPSAVATIGLQTKQLTATDAAAVMASVLVTLAACALGAALLGNRGQLPDLTAPHPT from the coding sequence ATGGGCTACGGGGCGCTAGCGCTGGTCATCGCGGCGGGACTCGTCGGACCGCTAGTCGCCGCAGTGGGGCGCTTCGCCCCGCCGGTCGTCGTCGGCGAGCTCGCCGCCGGCGTCGTGCTCGGCCGCACCGGACTCGATTGGGTCCACGGATCCGACCCGTTGCTGTCCGGGTTGGCGAGCATCGGCTTCGTGCTGCTGATGTTCGTCGTCGGCACGCACCTGCCGGTCCGCGACCCAAACCTGCGGGCGGCCGCGGCGCGCGGCGCGGGGGTGGCGGCCACCGTCGGGGCTGCGGCGGCGATCGTCGGCGTCGCGTTGGCGCCCACCGTGAGCCTTCACCGGCCCGCCGTGTTGGCCGTGTTGATCGCCGCCAGCTCGGGCGCCGTTGCCCTACCCGTGCTCCAGTCACTCCCGGCGGACCGCACCGTCGTGGTAACGACCGCGTGGATCGCGCTGGCCGACGTGGCGACGGTTCTGACGCTGCCCTTCGTCCTGGCCGTGGGCTCGGTGCCGCGCGCGTTGTTGGGCGGCGTCCTCGTCCTCCTGAGCGGCGCCGCGCTGTACGTGGCGCTGAGCAGCGCGCGCGACAGCCCCGCCGTGCGCCGCCTGCGCCATCTCTCACACGACCGCGGTTGGGGCGTCGACCTGCGGGTGTCGCTCCTCGCGTTGTTCGTCGCCGCGTGGATCGCAACGCGCTTTGGCACCTCGATTCTCGTCGCCGGATTCGCGATGGGCGCGGCGGTGGCGTTCGTCGGCGAACCGCGGCGCGTCGCGCAACAACTCGTCGGTCTCGGCGAGGGGTTTGCCATCCCGGTGTTCTTCGTCCACCTGGGAGCGCAGCTCGACCTGCGCGGCTTGCTGCATTCGCCGAGCGCGCTGCGCCTCGCCGTGGTAATCGCGGCGGCGTCACTTGTGGTGCACGTTCTGGCCTCTCTGGCCTGGCGCCTCCCGGTCGCCAGTGGGCTGCTGAGCAGCGCCCAACTCGGTGTGCCCTCAGCCGTGGCCACCATCGGGCTGCAGACGAAGCAGCTCACCGCGACCGACGCCGCCGCGGTGATGGCGTCGGTCCTCGTGACCCTCGCCGCCTGTGCCTTGGGCGCCGCACTGCTCGGCAATCGTGGCCAGCTTCCGGACCTGACGGCGCCACATCCCACGTGA
- a CDS encoding cupin domain-containing protein — translation MTGHDASGKSVFVSDEEVEPFAPMLQPEAEFHRIWGGDAAPKFPGDGSQPAHATYFPPIGGFRFGFFSLPPDDAEPPADLDVGAAIAEMNLRLPGMLGYMDATDPGMHTTDTIDFEVVLEGTVTLELDDGAIVTLHPGDTVVQNGTRHRWGNPGKTTARLAVFMVGANHAGVPPRA, via the coding sequence GTGACCGGACACGACGCGTCCGGCAAGTCCGTGTTCGTGAGCGACGAAGAGGTCGAGCCCTTCGCCCCGATGCTCCAACCCGAGGCGGAGTTCCACCGCATCTGGGGCGGTGACGCCGCGCCCAAGTTCCCGGGCGACGGGAGCCAGCCGGCGCACGCCACCTACTTCCCGCCCATCGGCGGCTTTCGCTTCGGGTTCTTCAGCCTGCCGCCTGACGACGCCGAGCCGCCGGCGGACCTCGATGTCGGTGCCGCCATCGCCGAGATGAACCTGCGCCTGCCCGGCATGCTCGGGTACATGGACGCGACCGATCCCGGCATGCACACCACCGACACGATCGACTTCGAAGTCGTGCTCGAAGGCACGGTGACCCTCGAGCTCGACGACGGCGCCATCGTGACCCTGCATCCGGGCGACACGGTCGTGCAGAACGGCACGCGGCACCGATGGGGCAACCCGGGCAAGACGACGGCGCGCCTCGCGGTCTTCATGGTCGGGGCGAATCATGCGGGCGTACCGCCCCGCGCCTAA
- the thrC gene encoding threonine synthase, protein MRYHAEFRCFAGCPGSWPVTQAIYACPTCGGLLQVVHDVDALRDRSGPAWMRLFDERYRQNVWPYGSGVWGKREWVMPEIADDDIVSMYEGGTNLFWAERYGKQIGVEDLWVKMCGNSHSGSFKDLGMTVLVSVVRKAINEGLKVKAIACASTGDTSAALAAYGAAAGLPVVVLLPRGMISTAQLVQPLAHGALVLGLDTDFDGCMAIVKQLAAEGLVYLANSMNPLRLEGQKTVGIEIVEQFDWQVPDWIILPSGNLGNASALYEGFQMMQELGVVSRLPRLVVAQAENANPMYRAWKAGRKEVDPIKAQPTLATAIQIGNPVSAPRAMQALDAMNGVVEQASENELAEAAARADRTGMYTCPHTAVALAVLEKLVNAGTIPHDDKVVAISTASGLKFTEFKVGYHERSLPGIDATQANAPVNLAADYGAVVDAITSRFQ, encoded by the coding sequence GTGAGGTACCACGCCGAGTTCCGCTGCTTCGCCGGTTGTCCGGGTAGCTGGCCCGTGACCCAGGCCATCTACGCGTGCCCGACGTGCGGCGGGTTGCTCCAGGTCGTGCACGACGTCGACGCGCTGCGTGACCGCAGCGGACCGGCGTGGATGCGCCTCTTCGACGAGCGCTACCGCCAGAACGTGTGGCCGTACGGCTCGGGTGTGTGGGGCAAGCGCGAGTGGGTCATGCCCGAGATCGCCGACGACGACATCGTGTCGATGTACGAAGGCGGCACCAACCTGTTCTGGGCCGAGCGCTACGGCAAGCAGATCGGCGTCGAAGACCTGTGGGTGAAGATGTGCGGCAACTCGCACTCGGGATCGTTCAAGGACCTCGGCATGACGGTGCTCGTCAGTGTCGTGCGCAAGGCGATCAACGAAGGCCTCAAGGTCAAGGCGATCGCCTGCGCGTCGACCGGCGACACCAGCGCGGCGCTCGCCGCCTACGGTGCCGCCGCGGGCCTCCCCGTCGTCGTACTGTTGCCCCGCGGCATGATCTCGACGGCGCAACTGGTGCAGCCGTTGGCGCACGGCGCGCTCGTGCTCGGCCTCGACACCGACTTCGACGGCTGCATGGCCATCGTGAAGCAGCTTGCTGCCGAAGGTCTCGTATACCTCGCCAACTCGATGAACCCGCTGCGGCTCGAAGGCCAGAAGACGGTCGGCATCGAGATCGTCGAGCAGTTCGACTGGCAGGTGCCCGACTGGATCATCCTGCCGAGCGGCAACCTCGGCAACGCGTCAGCGCTCTACGAGGGCTTCCAGATGATGCAGGAGCTCGGCGTCGTCTCGCGCCTGCCCCGCCTGGTCGTGGCGCAGGCCGAGAACGCCAACCCGATGTACCGCGCCTGGAAAGCAGGCCGCAAAGAGGTCGACCCCATCAAGGCTCAGCCGACGCTCGCCACCGCGATCCAGATCGGCAACCCGGTCTCGGCGCCGCGGGCGATGCAGGCGCTTGACGCGATGAACGGTGTGGTCGAGCAGGCCTCGGAGAACGAACTCGCCGAGGCCGCGGCGCGCGCCGATCGCACCGGCATGTACACGTGCCCGCACACCGCCGTCGCCCTCGCCGTGCTCGAGAAGCTCGTGAACGCCGGCACCATCCCGCATGACGACAAGGTCGTCGCCATCTCGACGGCGAGCGGCCTCAAGTTCACGGAGTTCAAGGTCGGCTACCACGAGCGCTCGCTGCCCGGCATCGACGCGACCCAGGCCAACGCGCCGGTCAACCTCGCCGCCGACTACGGCGCGGTCGTCGACGCGATTACCTCTCGGTTCCAATAA
- a CDS encoding homoserine dehydrogenase: MKRAVRVGMLGCGNVGGALVSLLAREADDIEARTGIRLEVTRVLVRDLDKPRPPELDPGVLTTDGHALVTADDVDVVVEIMGVLDAADELVRAALASGKPVVTANKELIAKRGLELFAAAADARRDLLFEAAVAGGIPLIRPLRESLAGEPIVRIMGIVNGTTNFILTRMTEDAATYDDALAEAQRLGYAEPDPTADVDGLDAGAKVAIIASIAFGVGVALDDVYCEGIRRITDTDIAFAQRLGYVVKLLGIAELVDGQVAVRVHPAMVPATHPLASVRDSFNAVFIEGEAVGELMFYGRGAGALPTSSALLGDLIDAAHNLSIGGTGRAPVLSPPKLRSVDDLRSQYYLALDVADQPGVLASVAGILGGHGVSIQSMEQQGLGDEARLVFITHVAREADVQATLRDLRDLDAVRSVGGILRVIGTER; encoded by the coding sequence ATGAAGCGAGCGGTGCGCGTCGGGATGCTGGGGTGCGGCAACGTCGGTGGCGCGCTCGTGAGCCTCCTGGCGCGCGAAGCCGACGACATCGAAGCCCGCACCGGCATCCGGCTCGAGGTGACGCGCGTGCTGGTGCGCGATCTCGACAAGCCGCGTCCGCCCGAACTCGACCCAGGCGTCCTCACCACCGACGGGCACGCGCTCGTGACCGCCGACGACGTCGACGTCGTCGTCGAGATCATGGGCGTGCTTGACGCCGCCGACGAACTGGTGCGCGCCGCGCTGGCGTCGGGCAAGCCGGTCGTCACCGCCAACAAGGAGTTGATCGCCAAGCGCGGCCTTGAGTTGTTCGCCGCGGCCGCCGATGCCCGGCGCGACTTGCTGTTCGAAGCCGCGGTCGCCGGCGGCATCCCGCTCATCCGCCCGCTGCGCGAGTCGCTGGCGGGCGAACCGATCGTGCGGATCATGGGCATCGTCAACGGCACGACGAACTTCATCCTCACCCGCATGACCGAAGACGCCGCCACCTACGACGATGCGCTCGCCGAGGCGCAGCGTCTCGGCTACGCCGAACCCGACCCCACCGCCGATGTCGACGGCCTCGACGCCGGCGCCAAGGTGGCGATCATCGCCAGCATCGCCTTCGGTGTCGGCGTGGCGCTCGACGACGTCTACTGCGAAGGCATCCGGCGCATCACCGACACCGACATCGCCTTCGCGCAACGCCTCGGCTATGTGGTCAAGCTGCTCGGCATCGCCGAGCTGGTCGACGGGCAGGTCGCCGTGCGCGTGCATCCGGCGATGGTGCCGGCGACGCACCCGCTCGCCAGCGTGCGCGACTCGTTCAACGCCGTGTTCATCGAAGGCGAAGCCGTGGGCGAGCTGATGTTCTACGGCCGCGGCGCCGGCGCGCTGCCGACGAGCAGCGCCTTGCTCGGCGACCTGATCGACGCCGCCCACAACCTGTCGATCGGCGGCACGGGACGGGCGCCGGTGCTGTCGCCACCCAAGCTCAGGTCGGTCGACGACCTGCGCTCGCAGTACTACCTCGCCCTCGACGTGGCCGATCAACCCGGCGTACTGGCGTCGGTGGCCGGGATCCTCGGCGGCCACGGCGTGTCGATCCAGTCGATGGAACAGCAGGGCCTCGGCGACGAGGCTCGCCTGGTGTTCATCACCCACGTGGCCCGCGAAGCCGACGTGCAGGCGACGCTGCGGGATCTGCGCGACCTCGACGCCGTCCGCAGCGTCGGCGGCATCCTCCGCGTTATTGGAACCGAGAGGTAA
- the lysA gene encoding diaminopimelate decarboxylase has protein sequence MTAIPRKLLSANASVDPDGHLLVAGLDVLDLANEFGTPLFVYDEDDIRDRARAAVAAFGDGVAYASKAFLCKAMARLAHEEGMCIDVSTAGEMHVALASGVPADRLVLHGNNKSEAELARALDVGVGRIVVDSFDEMDRLGDLLKERPDLRPRVLVRVTPGIEAHTHEYVMTGQEDSKFGFSLASGAAADAIARLATMPVDLVGLHSHIGSQIFMTAGFEQEVVILADLVKATGVEELCIGGGLGVAYMPNEEGPTIAQWGATVKAAARRVGIDAAVHITAEPGRAIVGPTALTLYRVGTIKELAGIRTYVAVDGGMSDNPRPVLYGSGYDTFLPRCVDADRDWTVTLVGKHCESGDVIVRDARVPIDMGVGDIIATPVTGAYGYSMASNYNKVTRPAVVFVRDGVARVVVRRETLDDLLRLDQ, from the coding sequence ATGACGGCGATTCCCCGAAAGCTCTTGTCGGCGAACGCGTCAGTCGACCCTGATGGCCACCTGCTCGTCGCCGGCCTCGACGTGCTCGACCTCGCCAACGAGTTCGGCACCCCGCTGTTCGTCTACGACGAAGACGACATTCGCGACCGGGCGCGCGCCGCGGTCGCAGCCTTCGGCGACGGCGTCGCCTACGCGTCCAAGGCCTTCCTATGCAAGGCGATGGCGCGCTTGGCGCACGAGGAAGGCATGTGTATCGACGTGAGCACGGCGGGCGAGATGCACGTTGCCCTCGCGTCCGGGGTGCCCGCCGACCGCCTCGTCCTGCATGGCAACAACAAATCCGAAGCCGAGCTCGCCCGCGCCCTCGACGTCGGCGTCGGTCGCATCGTCGTCGATTCCTTCGATGAGATGGACCGCCTCGGCGACCTGCTCAAGGAGCGTCCCGACCTACGGCCCCGCGTGCTGGTGCGGGTGACGCCGGGCATCGAGGCGCACACCCACGAGTACGTGATGACCGGGCAGGAGGACTCCAAGTTCGGCTTCTCGCTCGCCAGCGGCGCGGCCGCCGACGCCATCGCCCGCCTCGCCACCATGCCCGTCGACCTCGTCGGGCTCCACTCCCACATCGGCAGCCAGATCTTCATGACGGCCGGGTTCGAGCAGGAAGTCGTCATCCTCGCCGACCTCGTGAAGGCCACCGGCGTCGAGGAGCTGTGCATCGGCGGCGGACTCGGCGTGGCCTACATGCCCAACGAGGAAGGCCCGACCATCGCGCAGTGGGGCGCGACGGTGAAGGCGGCGGCGCGCCGCGTCGGCATCGACGCCGCGGTCCACATCACCGCCGAGCCCGGTCGCGCCATCGTCGGTCCCACGGCGTTGACGCTCTACCGCGTCGGCACGATCAAGGAACTCGCCGGCATCCGCACCTATGTGGCGGTCGACGGCGGTATGAGCGACAACCCGCGCCCAGTCCTCTACGGCAGCGGCTACGACACGTTCCTGCCGCGCTGCGTCGACGCCGACCGCGACTGGACGGTCACGCTCGTGGGCAAGCACTGCGAGTCGGGCGACGTGATCGTGCGCGACGCCCGCGTCCCGATCGACATGGGTGTGGGCGACATCATCGCCACGCCGGTCACGGGTGCCTACGGCTACTCGATGGCGTCGAACTACAACAAAGTGACCCGGCCAGCCGTCGTGTTCGTGCGCGACGGCGTTGCCCGCGTCGTGGTACGCCGCGAAACCCTGGACGACCTGCTGCGCCTGGATCAGTAG
- the argS gene encoding arginine--tRNA ligase — protein sequence MLATRLSEAIAAAFGSEYAGEDPVLRPSQHADAQANAAMALAKRVGQSPRDVAGAIVEHAALDDLVERTEIAGPGFINVWLRPSALAAAVATIASDVRAGIAHVGAPERVVIDYSSPTITKEMHVGHLRTTIIGDSLVRIFEFQGHTVVRQNHYGDWGTSYGMLLERFIERRDAGDEPSLDDLNAFYKEANALFTGDEAFAARARARVVALQSGDEESLAVWRRFVDTAHAHNVAIYNRLGVLLVDEDVKPESWYNGDFADTAAELERLGVAVVDDGALCVFVEGYDAPLMIRKSDGGWGYGVSDVAAIRHRLLDLHGTRLVYVVDTRQSQHLHQVFRTAEMAGWLVPPARAEHVNFGTILGTDGKPLKSRSGDTPKLNEMLDEAVERAAAVVDAKNPDLDGDTRASVARAVGIGAVKYADLQTERIKDYTFDLDRMVAFDGNTGPYLQYAHARIKSIFRRAEMTEADVAGATVAIAEPQERALAIALVGFADAVDAAGEASAPHKLCTYLFDLAQAFTSFYEACPVLKADDATRDSRLVLCAATATTLRIGLGLLGIEAPEQL from the coding sequence GTGCTCGCGACGCGGCTGTCCGAAGCAATCGCTGCGGCGTTCGGTTCCGAGTACGCCGGCGAGGACCCGGTCCTGCGCCCCAGCCAGCACGCCGACGCCCAGGCGAACGCCGCGATGGCGCTGGCCAAGCGCGTCGGGCAGTCGCCCCGCGACGTCGCCGGCGCCATCGTGGAGCACGCCGCGCTCGACGATCTGGTGGAACGAACCGAGATCGCCGGGCCCGGCTTCATCAACGTGTGGCTCCGGCCCTCCGCGCTCGCCGCCGCAGTGGCAACGATCGCCAGCGACGTGCGCGCCGGTATCGCCCACGTCGGCGCCCCCGAGCGCGTCGTGATCGACTACTCGAGCCCGACGATCACCAAGGAGATGCACGTCGGCCATCTCCGCACGACAATCATCGGCGACTCGCTGGTCCGGATCTTCGAGTTCCAGGGCCACACGGTCGTACGGCAGAACCACTACGGGGACTGGGGCACGAGTTACGGCATGCTGCTGGAGCGGTTCATCGAGCGGCGCGACGCCGGTGACGAGCCGAGCCTCGACGACCTCAACGCCTTCTACAAGGAGGCCAACGCGTTGTTCACCGGCGACGAAGCGTTCGCCGCCCGGGCGCGGGCGCGCGTGGTGGCGCTGCAGTCGGGCGACGAAGAGAGCCTGGCGGTGTGGCGGCGTTTCGTCGACACGGCCCACGCGCACAACGTGGCGATCTACAACCGCCTCGGCGTGTTGCTCGTCGACGAAGACGTCAAGCCCGAGAGTTGGTACAACGGCGACTTCGCCGACACCGCCGCGGAACTCGAACGCCTCGGCGTCGCCGTCGTCGACGACGGGGCGCTGTGCGTATTCGTGGAGGGCTACGACGCGCCGTTGATGATCCGCAAGTCCGACGGCGGGTGGGGCTACGGCGTGAGCGACGTGGCGGCAATCCGTCATCGCCTGCTCGACCTGCACGGCACGCGCCTCGTCTACGTGGTGGACACGCGCCAGAGCCAGCACCTGCACCAGGTGTTCCGCACCGCCGAGATGGCCGGATGGCTCGTGCCGCCGGCGCGCGCCGAGCACGTCAACTTCGGCACGATCCTCGGAACCGACGGCAAGCCGCTCAAGTCACGTTCCGGCGACACGCCGAAGCTGAACGAGATGCTCGACGAAGCCGTCGAGCGCGCCGCCGCGGTGGTCGACGCCAAGAACCCCGACCTCGACGGCGACACCCGGGCATCCGTCGCCCGCGCCGTCGGCATCGGCGCGGTGAAGTACGCCGACCTCCAGACCGAACGGATCAAGGACTACACGTTCGACCTCGACCGCATGGTTGCCTTCGACGGCAACACGGGCCCGTATCTCCAGTACGCCCACGCCCGCATCAAATCGATCTTCCGGCGCGCCGAGATGACCGAGGCTGACGTCGCCGGCGCGACCGTCGCCATCGCCGAACCGCAGGAACGCGCCTTGGCCATCGCGCTCGTCGGTTTCGCCGACGCCGTCGACGCCGCCGGCGAGGCCTCGGCGCCCCACAAGCTGTGCACGTACCTCTTCGACCTGGCGCAGGCCTTTACGTCGTTCTACGAGGCGTGCCCGGTGCTCAAGGCCGACGACGCCACCCGCGACTCGCGGTTGGTGCTGTGCGCCGCGACTGCCACGACGCTGCGCATCGGCCTCGGCCTGCTCGGTATCGAGGCCCCCGAACAGCTCTAA
- a CDS encoding response regulator: MPRKVLVVDDDPVIQRLLQVNFEMEGWKVVIADDGVAGLAAARAENPDCILLDVMMPKKDGLTVAAELKADPETASIPVVLLSAKAQAGDLGAGMATGADEYITKPFDPLELLDRVIALIEGT; this comes from the coding sequence GTGCCCAGGAAGGTTCTCGTCGTCGACGACGACCCCGTCATCCAGCGTCTCCTCCAGGTGAACTTCGAGATGGAGGGCTGGAAGGTCGTCATCGCGGACGACGGCGTCGCCGGGCTGGCGGCCGCCCGGGCGGAGAACCCCGACTGCATCCTCCTCGACGTGATGATGCCGAAAAAGGACGGCCTGACTGTCGCCGCCGAACTCAAGGCGGATCCGGAAACGGCGAGCATCCCCGTCGTCCTCCTGTCGGCCAAGGCGCAAGCCGGCGACCTCGGCGCCGGCATGGCGACGGGCGCCGACGAATACATCACCAAGCCCTTCGACCCGCTCGAACTCCTCGACCGGGTCATCGCCCTGATCGAGGGCACCTAA